The DNA window accaattttaatGGATTCCATCGGAACAGATGGTCGAGGAAccacaattttaaatgtttaacaaattatGAACTTTCTAAAGGAATGTATGCCGTCTTTGCCACAACAATgaaattaaggtggtacctaacacttcagggagataactctgtcaaatcagctaaacgttttaattatgttgtgttgtaaagggaatatcaAGCttatcaatgatcaaaattggtgtttgtcaaactgctaaataaccagtgtaatttttctgacagaacggttggttcaaaatttttgaaatttttataatttataaagggTCAAAGTGAatactttatcaaaattttattaaaattaaacgagccaaattaattttagtaaaagtgttaggtaccaccttaaatatcTATGAAACTGCAACTTATCTGCAAACCACAAAACTTTGtatccaagaaaataaatgaatctacagtgATTATAATTACTTATATCATCCATGGTTGAGTGATGAAATCCTCCCTCTAATTCTGCTGTCATGATGGGTTCTATTGCACCATTCTCAGCATTTATTTTCAGTTCCCAGACTTTGTAGGCCAGTGTTGTTCCTTTTTCTAGTGTGATATCTTTTTTCATGTTCTCAGAGAATTCGCCACTTTCATTACCTCCCTCTTTTGTAACCTGGTAAATATcataaagacaaaataaagtATGAGTACATGAGGGTATTAGCTGAATAGATGCATCTAATTTATACCCAAGATATATTAGTTAATGCAAAAGAATATACAGATTTCAATAATTCTAAGGGGGttctttcgaaaaaaaaacatttttttttaatttatcatattttattgaaatctgtACATTTGTTAGTTTTAAAACATCAAGTACCGGTACCTTAGCCCGGCCTCGTTAACATTagtaaataacatatatatacaactgtTAGTTTTTGTTAGTATTATACATacaattttacatatttgaaaatattatataccaTATCAGTACATGTAATATCAAAAAAATAAGTTTACCATTAAGATAATCAAACATAATTATCTAATATAACAAATGCACAGGTTAtgagaaaatatatattgtgagtagttgaagttataaaaaaaaaatatatataagctatatatttttaagtatGTTCGTagattctttcaaaaaaaattgaccATTTGTTAGGGAAAAGCATGATAAATGCCATGAATgcagaaaattatcaaaaacatttatcataatTAAACATCTTGGTGAAAGCAAAGGAATTGGTTCTTTAACTTCTTATTTAGGctcttaaaattaatttatatatatctagttaataaattattatcaaaattttacggcaaaattaataaattaacattaatCATGGATAGACATATAGacataaatatatactgtttgaAGTGcaaagttatgaaaatatatgaGAACTAATAGTCCATGCAGAGTTCGTATATACAAACTACATATTTCGATAGTGAGAAAAGTACTTAGAAAACACttgaagaaaaatacaaaagctTATGAATATCAGGCCAAGaactattattattataatacttTGGTAGAATATGTTTTTGCACAGATCTATATTAAAGCTGGACAAACTAGTAAAAACAAAGTtaatttaatatacaatttaaattatttctgCCAACTAACACTTATAATTCTATAAGAATATAAACTTTAAGATGAAACAGTGATATTCAACATGCTTGTATACTTTGAATACTTAGCAAGAGTggacacactgaaatgtcttaCTTGCTTAATCTGTTGACACTGAATAAATATGTTGAAATGCTaatttgataaatcaaatgCTTAGGTATAAACAGTGTTCATCATTGaaaatttgtaacaaaaaacTAGTACAATTTTACATCTATAAAGCcatatatagtgaaaatatgGGATTCAAAATCCAGTTTGGAGAAACACTTATAAAGGAGAAGACTGGTTCgtgattttttatgttttcacaTAGAAATACTTGTGACAAAAATTTTATAGAGTTTTTTTGGTAGATAGGTTAGGTGATTTCCATTATATCCTGTCAGTGAAACATTTGTTAATACCATTAACAAATACTACTGCTCACTCCTTTAAAATCCATGTGTCAACTGTTGATTTGATGTTAAGTTCTAGccaatgaaaatgtttttaatataaaatgtgcAACTGTCAGGTTGACCcttattgttttttctgtattttgaaGGTATCAATTGTTGAATTTAAGTCTAAGAGGGCAGCTAGTACCAATGAACTTGAAGAATTCAAAGGCATGCCTTGCCATGCTCTGTGCCTAGTTTCCAATCTATCAAGGATCTTATGTCTTCAATGGTATTTAAAGTGAAAAATTTTAAGTCAACATCAAACTTGgtctcatttttgtttattgggTACTAGTTTTGTGACTTTCATGAGTaccaattaaattaaattaaatgttaaacaaattaaaaaaaaatctaaaagttTGCATGTTGCTTCGACTTCAACCAATTCttgaaatcaaatgaaatattttttcttttcctaCTGCAGGTTGGTGGTTTTCACACGGCATTCCTGCTTCCtctaccaataaaaactgaccacaATGTAAAACAGTATAATTAGTGTTGAAAGTCACAGGTGTTAAaaccaatcaataaaaaatattgatatcaaaataattcTTCAATCcaagaaaaattggtacccaggaaaataaaagaatccaTATGGTATTCAAACTTGAAAAGTAGTCACTGTATAATAGTTCATAAGTTTTTTTCATAGAAATGACATAAAGTGTCGTTTTCAAATTTATCAAGGACCATCACTCCTGACCAGTAAGAATGATGATTATCAATATCATCCTTGACCTTCACCTTCATTGTAAATTTTTGGTAACtagcaagggctgtatagccagccAAGGtcattaaaaacttccatttgttgtaacAATATATCAAAACTTGAAAAGTTTAAAGGcacagaaacaaaataaagtttaattttccaATCTATCAAggaccataactcctgaatTTAATTGTATGAGTAATCTTCCTCAAAAtggttaatatacatgataGAGCTACATTGTACATGCCTTTCTTCATCATTTAAATGAGcagatttttttcagatattaacTTTGGTTGATAAAAATTGTGCAGACAAACCTTAACATGTGTACATGTGTTTTTACCTTTTCACTCATTGTTTCTTTCAGATCTTTATCTTGAATACGTTTGATCTCTGCATTATCTGTTGTCTGTATAACACCTCTGATTACACACAGAACGGTATCTTTTGATTTACGAATCTGCTTCACTAATGGATGGTTCATGTTAAGTTtccttaaatagaaaaaaatattatcgtCATTGAAAATAAATCACAGAAAAAACgttgaaataaattgataagatattcaTCTTTGCTAGCCAATGGTAATGATTAAATTTCCTCCTCTCCAcctctttcaaaaaaaatatatttgaagaaattttctttttatatctgaaatctgaaatgagaaaaaattgtCCCATCCCACTATTTCTTattatatttgaagaaattttctttttatatctgaaatctgaaatgagtaAAAATTGTCCTATCCCActatttcttattcttattTCTTCTTGCAACCATAGATAcacatttaaatacattgtactTTAAATATGATTGTATTTCCTCCCTATAACACtgctttgaaattgttttatagtCCATTAAACAGGAAACCTttgttttcccccttttttgcccGCAATTTCTAAAAGGTTTGAGCCATAacaccccaaaatcaatcctaaccATCCCAATATACAAcagcaaaaatatattttgcgaTTCTATAAAATATAAGTATCAGACTGAAGATGTTAAACTAAATTTTTAACaccataaacataaaattgttcatattttgagttagaacTTGtagaattttctttaattttgatatagcATGTCCCAATGGTTATTCACTGCACTGTAAAAATCTTGTCAAGAGAGCTCGAGAgaaggtaatttttttttaatttgaatttatagtCTCAAAAAGTGCACTGTGAAAAAACAAGCTGTCTTACAAGCagagtttataaaaattttcatatatatattcaaacctTGTCATGAGTTCACTCATAAAATTATCTGGATCAGCCACCTGTACCAAGTTCACTTCTCCAAGTTTGGCGCTGATAGTAACTTTATCGCTAGCACTTAGATTGGCATCCATCAAGTCTTTCATGATGTCTACTCCAAATTTACCACTAAGTGAGTAAGTGCTCTCTGGGTTGTAAGAGCAGAATGCTGTCTCCTCCAGTTTTGACTCAAACACAGCATTGCTGTTGAGAAGGTCATAAAGCTGTAAATTAGAAATAAGAATGTTTATAAtgtaagtattttattttattttctatccttcatatttttgttaGTCATTATTCTATATtgcttatacattttttaaggtGTAAtgccaccattgattttcccctattagtctttgttaaatttgcacttttcaaaaaattgtgcagaaaatacccaagacatatgtttatgacacagaaatagttttactgcaataaaatgtaggattaattacctacaacggtcaaattcaagggaatatttttttagacctactttcgtatgcaaccggatgtgatgtaccatgatttggtggtattacacctaaagaagacctttttgttcaataaactgaatgtgactttttccctttgtaatactggttatttcaagcatttctgtcaagttttgtcataatcagttcaatagtttgagaaaaatctagAATAATGAAAGACGACATCTACAGCGATTCGAGCAaaatttcttcgacaaatccaaaCCAAGCCGCATCAAGATAGAATAGAGTGTGAaccaataaatgatcaaatatctatCTTATCTGCCTACAAACAGTTGAAAATGATACTTAAGATGATTTTAGGAAGATAAAATACCACTAATAAACCTCTTTGTCTTCTTTATAAGGTCTCTTTGGGTCAATTTATACCTctcatttcctcaaaatttcatcttttcaggccaataaataaaaatattggggTAACTTTCACTCATTTATGGTAGAAATGTTATAAGAAATGAGTAATTGAAGCATTATAGCAGAATGAACAATCCATATAAAAGTTTACTGTCTCCAAGGAGGTTTCAATAAGTCCttacataaaaatttaatttacgcCGCGTTCCAAAGAGGGACATAAAAGGCTTCTCTTTTAGTGAATAACTTGTCGTTACACcttaaaaattaatttcatctacttataactatatatttatttaattatttcctaggaaaatgttatattatagcaaaatataagaaataggGAGAAAAAGACCaccccccctccaaaaaaataaatatatgcttgttctgtcaactgaatattcatggtacagtcctatttcaagacaattttctcataaaatgtgttttggagACTCAATCCACTCAGAATACATGTAGTGTGCTTTTCCTTTCCCATGACTATTccatctatataaatataaattaaaaccaTATAGGAAACCATTACTTAACCATGGGGGTCTGGAAAAAAAACTCTGGATAGTGGCTTCTACcttattgggtttttttttatagataattaggccattttatttattctttatattttagaaccCCAATactctttattctttatattttagcaccccatttttctttattctttagaGTCATGATAGTATACACTTAGTTTGggtccttttttatttattctttatagTTTTTGCTCATTAATCCTAATTTTTTAGCACCCCATTTCTATTTCTATATTCATTAAAGTTTGGGTCCTTTTTATCTATTCTTTATaatcttcaaacatttttctctattcttcatAATTTTTGCCCgctattctctattctgtaaaccccaaTCCAGATTATTACATAAACCCCAAAAGTAATAATAATGAAAGTCaaagtgaatttttttttgcagaaatGTAGTGTACTTTAGGAGGGAAATTAGCTAGGTCAAACACAAATATAACTGGTACAGTAACCAgatattcatagaaaaaaaaagaaaaaaagatgttttactCCGCCTGTCCCATGTGAGGAGACAATAGTTTACTGATTGTGTCTTAAGTTGAGGAAGAGAagagattgattttttttcaatattgttgaGTGATTATAAATTATACATGCAAAAGAATCTGATCCTTACTGGAAAGTCATACGTTGAATACTCAATTTTGTGGAAGAATATCCATCTTCGTTTTCGTCTCTTTGCCACAACATTAAAAGGTGAAATTCTCGTGGACTCTTCTAAACTGGAGGATGGAATAAGAGTGTCCTTGCCCATGGCATTGACAAATTGGTGACAAACTGCTGGAAACATCTGTAAAAAAGAGAAGAaattaaaagattgaaattcaTTCAATGGGgtggataggaggggtcctgatcctgaaatTCCGGGCTGAAAAGAACAATATCCCGAggtcacaaatttaaaatattaaatcctGATATCCAGTAATCTgaaaaaagaattcctggaTCCCAAAAAGGTCAATCtggaaatcctgagcttaaaaacagcAGTTCCcagagtcctgataaaggtctttccccccccccccccccccctcatcCATCTGTTAACTCAATTCGGATAGTAATATGCTGTTACCATTAgacattaaactttaaaaacagtaattttCACCCACCTGATAGTATCGAATTGGCTTAAATTTTAAcatgatttgtcaaaatatccttaGTGTGCTTTGTCAGAGGTCtcaaataattattgtttacTGTCATTTTTTGGAAAAGAATTAACTTGATTTGTCAAAATCAGgagatatttttttgtctaaaaggtCGTCATTTTATTGTAATGCACCAAAATACATTTGGCAAGAATTTTTACCATCATTCATCATGCAGGTATAAGTGGTAGGCttaataaagggctgcgctttagtGCATGATACGCTCGTTGCTCTCAGTTTCACCAAAGTTGcataaaatcccccttttttaagtataaaaattcattactatataaacaattcaccaaagtttcatggaaattggtgaaagtgtttttgagttattgtccaaagTGTGGACgacgaacccccctttttatgaataaagccccataaatccaaaactttaaatctgaaatttaaaaaaaaacgaaagggagcttacgtcaatagatataaacaattcacttaagtttcatggaaattgatgaaagtgtttttgagttattgtccgaagtgtggacgatggacggacagacagacggagggacggacggacagacggacggagggacagacagacagacggacaatGGTACAATGTATACCATACTACGTCCCATCTAaaagacgggcgtataaaaacatGTACAGCTGTGTTTTCTGTCTCCTTTGGCCACACTAATAggtaaaccaaaaaaaacatgtgtttaTGATAACCCAACCTACCCTAAATGGTAGTGCCTAGCTTAACAGTTTTTATGTCTTTTGGGAAAAAGCACTATTAAAGTCAGAGTGAATCCTTAGTAGTAACCAgctgaaatatatttgtataataaattgaCATTGCCTACCTTCCTCCCCTTTTTTTACATCACGTTAGTGGAAACACATGTTTTCTTTATTGGccttataaatacataaaatatatgcCTTGCAAATCTAGAGTTGGGTAGGTACATGTaggttataattttatttctatttgttgCCAACAACATAAGTTTTGTAAGTCACATGTTTAAGGTAGatcacaagtatatattttttgagacagaatttttttataatttgccaaaacgaagattttactatgctcttttcaaaaatttaataaaaagtatgggtcacaatgttttcaagctatgaggagttgaaaattgccaaaatttggttagtttgttcatgaaaaaacacattagtgtgcataaaaaaaaatctatgagatagaattttgaaataaattgtgagaagaaaggtttcataatatgtttaaaaaaaataaaaagaaaacatggtgtacTGAAAtggttttcttgctacaagtaaaaataaaaaaattccctattagcccagtatatattttgtactaaaagagttatctccccttaaatggatcattttgaaaacaaatgattttaaaaccaaaaaaatatatatttgtttaaatattttgaataatacaattaattaacaagttttctttaaattgaaaaaacagtcttataaaccattgaattgcaaatctgtctccaaatttgcagatttagcaaataactagaccgattttgtactgtgattgtacaatccaagatggcggtataccatgaatctaccttaagacaaataaaagatattaccatgattacagcaggaattatttttttcttaaatttgaagCAATTTGTGTCACAACATAATTTTTTCAGGTCTAGCTGTAAGTTGTAACCCCCCCTTTAAAAATGGATGGATTATCCCATGCTTTGAAAAGACAACAATGAAAATAAGCTCTAAATAAAGCTTTTTTACATTGTTGTGTAATAGTTTGATATTACATACAAACTGAATTTGgtgtataataataattttgataaaatttcattccaattagtttgtttttaaattttttttttattaattacgATGCAAAATATGTTCTAGTTACTCCTCTTTGGCCGATTGTTTGATATTCTCCCTtaactgatttgtttttgttttaaagtgaaTTCCTTTTCCTAGTCATTGCATTCATGACATTAGAATTCTTTAGAGTAATCAGATAGAAAAATTTGAAGTTAGAAGTTTGATGTTAAAAATTTGATGATGGCCGACAGACATCGCCTAGAAGTCCTCAGATCGAATTATAAGTCACAAGCAGAGTACGAGATCACAGATGTGGGGGAAACCAAAGAGGAGAAGAAACTGGAAAAAGATCCAAATAGGTGAAAAGGAAATTGGACGTGAATGAGggatgagaaaaaaaactcaaaGCAGTGCAAAGAAGAAGTAATAAATGGAGGCAGCCATAAATCTAGACAAATCCATCAATGAAGATAATGTTGAAGAGGATGAGTTGAGATGTTTAAGGGCGGAGTTAAAAAGCACAGAAGAAGATTTAAAATAACACAGATTACAAAATGAAAAGATCAAGTTGAAGGAAAAGCttaagagacaacaaccggaGTTTGAAAAAGAGAAAGGTGAGAGTAAAAGTGCATTACATAAGAAAGTGGCTACGACATCTAGCTACAAAAGTAAAGGGAAATTTTCATCTTTGCAGGAAAAATCAATACAAGACAGGGCCTTCACTAAATGAACTTAAGCAATTTgagaaattaaatgaaataatagaCAAGAATTTATCGAAACCAGATCTTCTTAAGCAAACAATTGATTCTGATTCCTCTTGTTGTACTTCATCTGAAAAATCTCTCTCTGTCACTGTAAGGAAGGGAAAAAAGAGAGTAGAATGTATAAGGGTTTCAGATAGTTccgaaatagaaaatagaataaatgttatatttcaaattcagCGTAACATTACCACTGATGAAAAATTATCTCTTTTGGTTAACAGTAGCTCAGCATTATTACTTAGACTGTCTTCCTCTTTCATAtctaagaaatatataaattaatatgaTACATCAAtatgtaactttttattctaGCATGATATTAGatatgttattttatcattaatcTGCCATTggtttattatacatgtacttggaTTTATCATTAATCCGACCAATAAATGTAGACTTTTCACTCTTTTGAACAAGTTTCAAGCAATCTTAGGTTTATTATTTACACTTTAAAACTTTAGGAAACCATTTAAAATGTAGCTGaatatttaaggaataacagtactgtagttgaagagttgccaccgtcaattgtagatttgacggtcgcaaatgcagttttactggcgacgcggagcggagacagtaaaacggagatttgcgaccgtcaaatcaaaattgacggtggcaactcttcaactacagtactgttattccgattctaatgcattacaaaaagaaaaaaatatgataaaacttgaaaaaatgtctgaatttgtcaaataaaaaaaattccgcAAAACTTCATGAAcaattttggcacaaagacgtcatggctaaacgtgacgtcatacaaacgaaaatttacaaactggaggttatttcgttacctgtacgcttcaaatttggataaaattacatgaaaaaggcaaattcgaggtaggtgttgttttatttttgattatatagtagtaatcgaacatttgttgattcatcaattcaaaatggcgggtctcTCCTTAGTTaagcctggtcaactgtggatttgacggcaactgttagccaatgaaaaaaattgttacatccaaattgcattagaattaacATTTGCTAACTACCACAGCGTGTTCTCGCAGTTGATTATCCAATAGGGTCGTGAATGCTGTAGTCCTTGCCAGAACTACCTGTGTTTACTACTACATTTTGAGATaattgttgaatatttattcagatttatttttatactgtaAACTGTTACACTTGTTTTTACACTTTAATTGttatctgagactactataaaaaaaaatagtctcagttgttatatttcacattgtcatgattgtgatAATAAAGTATGTAAAACTGATCATGTTGATTGAAATTAGAGTCTCatataggattaaacacattttttctagaggttattgatgtgtaaaccggggcggttaactcacaaactgaataaaagtccgaaggacttttatgtcaagtttgtgagttagagacccggtttacacatcaataacctctagaaaaaatgtgtttaatccttataattcttcagTCAAACATACGCgattattaatttacattattactttgATGGCTACTATATGTACCATCAGAAGTACAGAAGCACAATGACATGTCGTAACTAAGGAGTACGGCGCCATCTTGACTTTctaaaaaacttaaatgttcgataaatgcaacagaatgaaaaatgaactagcacctacctcaaaaacttcattttaattagCTACTACCCGAATTTAGAGCgtacatgtaacaaaataatattcCGTCTGAAAGTTTTCAATCGTATGACGTCTTGTTTTGCTATGACGTAAATTCGCCAAATCATTCGTGAAATTTCccggaattttatttaaatcttatttttatacattttcgaagcttgagtgcatttattttatttctttttttttttg is part of the Mytilus trossulus isolate FHL-02 chromosome 13, PNRI_Mtr1.1.1.hap1, whole genome shotgun sequence genome and encodes:
- the LOC134694000 gene encoding uncharacterized protein LOC134694000 isoform X1, yielding MKEEDSLSNNAELLLTKRDNFSSVMFPAVCHQFVNAMGKDTLIPSSSLEESTRISPFNVVAKRRKRRWIFFHKIEYSTYDFPLYDLLNSNAVFESKLEETAFCSYNPESTYSLSGKFGVDIMKDLMDANLSASDKVTISAKLGEVNLVQVADPDNFMSELMTRKLNMNHPLVKQIRKSKDTVLCVIRGVIQTTDNAEIKRIQDKDLKETMSEKCQQIKQVTKEGGNESGEFSENMKKDITLEKGTTLAYKVWELKINAENGAIEPIMTAELEGGFHHSTMDDINTDGDESSTSPTEQEETSVLQHLEEQLQPLFDLPEAEGQLLKLSLLKLMTCHSDVVLLSKLLVQAETGTLKEEKEKYNELIVNKAETWTVATSAGIKTEGENLVYEGEITPILAAVAHLVDAMHDVETQDLEKLCQCNEDQLKALTKIFKSAVSSSMPIPLDTETSPAVEDPADGILSDMKLTVYKDNGTILPPETKTHIHECIYCILHCVS
- the LOC134694000 gene encoding uncharacterized protein LOC134694000 isoform X3, with amino-acid sequence MFPAVCHQFVNAMGKDTLIPSSSLEESTRISPFNVVAKRRKRRWIFFHKIEYSTYDFPLYDLLNSNAVFESKLEETAFCSYNPESTYSLSGKFGVDIMKDLMDANLSASDKVTISAKLGEVNLVQVADPDNFMSELMTRKLNMNHPLVKQIRKSKDTVLCVIRGVIQTTDNAEIKRIQDKDLKETMSEKCQQIKQVTKEGGNESGEFSENMKKDITLEKGTTLAYKVWELKINAENGAIEPIMTAELEGGFHHSTMDDINTDGDESSTSPTEQEETSVLQHLEEQLQPLFDLPEAEGQLLKLSLLKLMTCHSDVVLLSKLLVQAETGTLKEEKEKYNELIVNKAETWTVATSAGIKTEGENLVYEGEITPILAAVAHLVDAMHDVETQDLEKLCQCNEDQLKALTKIFKSAVSSSMPIPLDTETSPAVEDPADGILSDMKLTVYKDNGTILPPETKTHIHECIYCILHCVS
- the LOC134694000 gene encoding uncharacterized protein LOC134694000 isoform X2, which gives rise to MKEEDSLSNNAELLLTKRDNFSSVMFPAVCHQFVNAMGKDTLIPSSSLEESTRISPFNVVAKRRKRRWIFFHKIEYSTYDFPLYDLLNSNAVFESKLEETAFCSYNPESTYSLSGKFGVDIMKDLMDANLSASDKVTISAKLGEVNLVQVADPDNFMSELMTRKLNMNHPLVKQIRKSKDTVLCVIRGVIQTTDNAEIKRIQDKDLKETMSEKVTKEGGNESGEFSENMKKDITLEKGTTLAYKVWELKINAENGAIEPIMTAELEGGFHHSTMDDINTDGDESSTSPTEQEETSVLQHLEEQLQPLFDLPEAEGQLLKLSLLKLMTCHSDVVLLSKLLVQAETGTLKEEKEKYNELIVNKAETWTVATSAGIKTEGENLVYEGEITPILAAVAHLVDAMHDVETQDLEKLCQCNEDQLKALTKIFKSAVSSSMPIPLDTETSPAVEDPADGILSDMKLTVYKDNGTILPPETKTHIHECIYCILHCVS